A genomic window from Camelus ferus isolate YT-003-E chromosome 9, BCGSAC_Cfer_1.0, whole genome shotgun sequence includes:
- the C9H16orf70 gene encoding UPF0183 protein C16orf70 homolog: MLDLEVVPERSLGNEQWEFALGMPLAQAVAILQKHCRVIKNVQVLYSEQSPLSHDLILNLTQDGIKLLFDAFNQRLKVIEVYDLTKVKLKYCGVHFNSQAIAPTIEQIDQSFGATHPGVYNSAEQLFHLNFRGLSFSFQLDSWTEAPKYEPNFAHGLASLQIPHGATVKRMYIYSGNSLQDTKAPVMPLSCFLGNVYAESVDVLRDGTGPSGLRLRLLAAGCGPGLLADAKMRVFERSVYFGDSCQDVLSMLGSPHKVFYKSEDKMKIHSPSPHKQVPSKCNDYFFNYFTLGVDILFDANTHKVKKFVLHTNYPGHYNFNIYHRCEFKIPLTIKRENTDGQTETCTTYSKWDNIQELLGHPVEKPVVLHRSSSPNNTNPFGSTFCFGLQRMIFEVMQNNHIASVTLYGPPRPGAHLRTELP; the protein is encoded by the exons ATGCTGGATCTGGAGGTGGTGCCCGAGCGCTCTCTTGGGAACGAGCAATGGGAATTCGCGCTAG GAATGCCTCTGGCTCAAGCAGTAGCCATTCTTCAGAAGCACTGTCGCGTCATCAAAAATGTCCAGGTTCTCTACAGTGAACAG tCTCCTTTAAGCCATGACCTCATCCTTAACCTGACTCAGGACGGGATCAAACTACTGTTTGATGCTTTCAATCAGAGACTTAAG gTGATTGAAGTATATGACTTAACTAAAGTAAAGTTAAAATATTG tggCGTACATTTCAATTCTCAAGCCATAGCTCCCACTATTGAGCAGATTGACCAGTCTTTTGGTGCAACCCATCCTGGAG TGTACAACTCCGCTGAGCAGCTCTTCCACCTCAACTTCAGAGgactgtctttctcttttcagctGGACTCATGGACTGAGGCTCCCAAGTACGAG CCCAATTTTGCCCATGGTCTGGCCTCTCTCCAGATACCCCATGGAGCAACTGTGAAACGAATGTACATCTATAGTGGAAACAGCCTTCAGGATACCAA GGCTCCTGTGATGCCTCTGAGCTGTTTCCTGGGCAATGTGTATGCTGAGAGTGTAGATGTTCTTCGAGATGGAACTGGACCCTCAGGTTTACGACTTCGCCTACTTGCTGCAG GCTGTGGACCTGGCCTATTAGCAGATGCCAAGATGCGGGTATTTGAACGCTCGGTGTATTTTGGCGATTCCTGCCAAGATGTTCTTAGCATGCTTGGCTCTCCACACAAGGTCTTCTACAAGTCAGAAGACAAG ATGAAGATTCATTCTCCCTCTCCTCATAAGCAAGTTCCATCCAAATGCAATGACTACTTTTTTAACTACTTCACTCTTGGAGTG GACATTCTCTTTGACGCGAATACACACAAAGTGAAGAAGTTTGTCCTACATACCAATTACCCTggacattataattttaatat TTATCACCGCTGTGAGTTCAAGATCCCACTAACCATAAAGAGAG AAAACACAGATGGTCAGACAGAAACATGCACAACCTACAGCAAG TGGGACAACATCCAGGAACTTCTGGGCCACCCTGTGGAGAAGCCTGTTGTCCTGCATAG GTCCTCCTCCCCAAACAACACCAACCCTTTTGGCTCCACATTCTGCTTTGGTCTTCAGCGGATGATCTTTGAG GTCATGCAGAATAACCACATTGCCTCAGTGACACTTTATGGCCCCCCTAGGCCTGGTGCCCACCTGAGAACAGAGCTCCCCTAG
- the B3GNT9 gene encoding UDP-GlcNAc:betaGal beta-1,3-N-acetylglucosaminyltransferase 9 isoform X3: MRGRAAPKGQRCVKIPRTTVVGGAGAGHADMRRRLRLRREASLTLLLGAALGLLLYAQRDGAAPTTSAPRAQEGAALEPTAGLRVFPAPDAGAAPPAYEEDTPQPPTPTGPFDFGRYLRAKDQRRFPLLINQPHKCRGNGASASGPDLLIAVKSVAADFERRQAVRQTWGAEGRVQGALVRRVFLLGVPRGAGTDGADAEGAGTQTHWSALLRAESRAYADILLWAFDDTFFNLTLKEIHFLAWASAYCPDVRFVFKGDADVFVHVGNLLEFLAPRDPAQDLLAGDVIVQARPIRSASPVGTSRLRTDRGISGSLTPRHNIQPEPHLRTSQQPFHAEMVPVKHTYAEVVVEYQETHQQ, encoded by the exons ATGCGGGGCCGCGCCGCTCCCAAAGGTCAAAGGTGTGTCAAGATTCCAAGGACGACCGTGGTGG GGGGCGCGGGCGCCGGCCACGCGGACATGAGGCGGAGGCTGCGCCTACGCAGAGAAGCGTCGCTCACGCTGCTTCTCGGCGCCGCCCTCGGCCTCCTCCTCTACGCGCAGCGCGATGGCGCGGCACCGACGACAAGCGCGCCGCGAGCTCAAGAGGGGGCGGCGCTGGAGCCCACCGCGGGGCTCCGTGTATTCCCGGCACCCGACGCGGGTGCAGCCCCGCCGGCCTACGAAGAGGACACGCCGCAGCCGCCCACGCCCACGGGACCCTTTGACTTTGGTCGCTATCTGCGCGCCAAGGACCAGCGGCGCTTCCCTCTGCTCATTAACCAGCCGCACAAGTGCCGAGGAAATGGCGCATCTGCCAGCGGACCTGACCTGCTCATCGCCGTTAAGTCGGTGGCGGCTGACTTCGAGCGGCGCCAAGCCGTGCGCCAGACGTGGGGTGCTGAGGGTCGCGTGCAGGGGGCGCTTGTGCGCCGGGTGTTCCTGCTGGGCGTGCCCAGGGGCGCAGGCACGGACGGGGCAGACGCGGAGGGGGCGGGCACGCAAACGCACTGGAGCGCTCTGCTGCGTGCTGAGAGTCGAGCGTACGCAGACATCCTACTCTGGGCCTTCGACGACACTTTTTTCAACTTGACGCTCAAGGAGATCCACTTCCTGGCCTGGGCCTCCGCCTACTGCCCCGACGTGCGCTTCGTTTTTAAAGGCGACGCCGACGTGTTCGTGCATGTGGGAAACCTGCTGGAGTTCTTGGCGCCGCGGGACCCGGCGCAGGACCTGCTTGCGGGTGACGTGATCGTGCAGGCGCGGCCAATCCGA TCTGCGTCCCCTGTTGGCACCAGCAGGCTGAGAACAGACAGAGGAATATCTGGCTCTCTCACCCCACGGCATAACATccagcctgagccccacctcagAACATCACAACAGCCCTTCCACGCTG AAATGGTTCCAGTTAAACATACATATGCAGAAGTGGTTGTGGAATACCAAGAGACACACCAACAATAA
- the B3GNT9 gene encoding UDP-GlcNAc:betaGal beta-1,3-N-acetylglucosaminyltransferase 9 isoform X4 → MRGRAAPKGQRCVKIPRTTVVGGAGAGHADMRRRLRLRREASLTLLLGAALGLLLYAQRDGAAPTTSAPRAQEGAALEPTAGLRVFPAPDAGAAPPAYEEDTPQPPTPTGPFDFGRYLRAKDQRRFPLLINQPHKCRGNGASASGPDLLIAVKSVAADFERRQAVRQTWGAEGRVQGALVRRVFLLGVPRGAGTDGADAEGAGTQTHWSALLRAESRAYADILLWAFDDTFFNLTLKEIHFLAWASAYCPDVRFVFKGDADVFVHVGNLLEFLAPRDPAQDLLAGDVIVQARPIRSASPVGTSRLRTDRGISGSLTPRHNIQPEPHLRTSQQPFHAGPDKIQGFILRSNSQW, encoded by the exons ATGCGGGGCCGCGCCGCTCCCAAAGGTCAAAGGTGTGTCAAGATTCCAAGGACGACCGTGGTGG GGGGCGCGGGCGCCGGCCACGCGGACATGAGGCGGAGGCTGCGCCTACGCAGAGAAGCGTCGCTCACGCTGCTTCTCGGCGCCGCCCTCGGCCTCCTCCTCTACGCGCAGCGCGATGGCGCGGCACCGACGACAAGCGCGCCGCGAGCTCAAGAGGGGGCGGCGCTGGAGCCCACCGCGGGGCTCCGTGTATTCCCGGCACCCGACGCGGGTGCAGCCCCGCCGGCCTACGAAGAGGACACGCCGCAGCCGCCCACGCCCACGGGACCCTTTGACTTTGGTCGCTATCTGCGCGCCAAGGACCAGCGGCGCTTCCCTCTGCTCATTAACCAGCCGCACAAGTGCCGAGGAAATGGCGCATCTGCCAGCGGACCTGACCTGCTCATCGCCGTTAAGTCGGTGGCGGCTGACTTCGAGCGGCGCCAAGCCGTGCGCCAGACGTGGGGTGCTGAGGGTCGCGTGCAGGGGGCGCTTGTGCGCCGGGTGTTCCTGCTGGGCGTGCCCAGGGGCGCAGGCACGGACGGGGCAGACGCGGAGGGGGCGGGCACGCAAACGCACTGGAGCGCTCTGCTGCGTGCTGAGAGTCGAGCGTACGCAGACATCCTACTCTGGGCCTTCGACGACACTTTTTTCAACTTGACGCTCAAGGAGATCCACTTCCTGGCCTGGGCCTCCGCCTACTGCCCCGACGTGCGCTTCGTTTTTAAAGGCGACGCCGACGTGTTCGTGCATGTGGGAAACCTGCTGGAGTTCTTGGCGCCGCGGGACCCGGCGCAGGACCTGCTTGCGGGTGACGTGATCGTGCAGGCGCGGCCAATCCGA TCTGCGTCCCCTGTTGGCACCAGCAGGCTGAGAACAGACAGAGGAATATCTGGCTCTCTCACCCCACGGCATAACATccagcctgagccccacctcagAACATCACAACAGCCCTTCCACGCTG GTCCCGACAAAATACAAGGATTTATATTAAGAAGTAATTCTCAGTGGTAA
- the B3GNT9 gene encoding UDP-GlcNAc:betaGal beta-1,3-N-acetylglucosaminyltransferase 9 isoform X1: protein MRGRAAPKGQRCVKIPRTTVVGGAGAGHADMRRRLRLRREASLTLLLGAALGLLLYAQRDGAAPTTSAPRAQEGAALEPTAGLRVFPAPDAGAAPPAYEEDTPQPPTPTGPFDFGRYLRAKDQRRFPLLINQPHKCRGNGASASGPDLLIAVKSVAADFERRQAVRQTWGAEGRVQGALVRRVFLLGVPRGAGTDGADAEGAGTQTHWSALLRAESRAYADILLWAFDDTFFNLTLKEIHFLAWASAYCPDVRFVFKGDADVFVHVGNLLEFLAPRDPAQDLLAGDVIVQARPIRVRASKYYIPEAVYGLPAYPAYAGGGGFVLSGATLRRLAGACAQVELFPIDDVFLGMCLQRLRLTPEPHPAFRTFGISRPSAAPHLRTFDPCFYRELLVVHGLSAADIWLMWHLLHGPRGPACAHPWPVATGPFQWGP from the exons ATGCGGGGCCGCGCCGCTCCCAAAGGTCAAAGGTGTGTCAAGATTCCAAGGACGACCGTGGTGG GGGGCGCGGGCGCCGGCCACGCGGACATGAGGCGGAGGCTGCGCCTACGCAGAGAAGCGTCGCTCACGCTGCTTCTCGGCGCCGCCCTCGGCCTCCTCCTCTACGCGCAGCGCGATGGCGCGGCACCGACGACAAGCGCGCCGCGAGCTCAAGAGGGGGCGGCGCTGGAGCCCACCGCGGGGCTCCGTGTATTCCCGGCACCCGACGCGGGTGCAGCCCCGCCGGCCTACGAAGAGGACACGCCGCAGCCGCCCACGCCCACGGGACCCTTTGACTTTGGTCGCTATCTGCGCGCCAAGGACCAGCGGCGCTTCCCTCTGCTCATTAACCAGCCGCACAAGTGCCGAGGAAATGGCGCATCTGCCAGCGGACCTGACCTGCTCATCGCCGTTAAGTCGGTGGCGGCTGACTTCGAGCGGCGCCAAGCCGTGCGCCAGACGTGGGGTGCTGAGGGTCGCGTGCAGGGGGCGCTTGTGCGCCGGGTGTTCCTGCTGGGCGTGCCCAGGGGCGCAGGCACGGACGGGGCAGACGCGGAGGGGGCGGGCACGCAAACGCACTGGAGCGCTCTGCTGCGTGCTGAGAGTCGAGCGTACGCAGACATCCTACTCTGGGCCTTCGACGACACTTTTTTCAACTTGACGCTCAAGGAGATCCACTTCCTGGCCTGGGCCTCCGCCTACTGCCCCGACGTGCGCTTCGTTTTTAAAGGCGACGCCGACGTGTTCGTGCATGTGGGAAACCTGCTGGAGTTCTTGGCGCCGCGGGACCCGGCGCAGGACCTGCTTGCGGGTGACGTGATCGTGCAGGCGCGGCCAATCCGAGTGCGGGCTAGCAAGTACTACATTCCCGAGGCTGTGTACGGCTTGCCCGCCTACCCGGCCTATGCAGGCGGCGGTGGCTTCGTGCTCTCAGGGGCCACACTGCGCCGCCTGGCTGGTGCCTGCGCGCAGGTTGAGCTCTTCCCCATCGACGACGTCTTTCTGGGCATGTGTCTACAGCGCCTGCGTCTCACACCTGAGCCGCACCCTGCTTTCCGCACCTTTGGTATCTCTCGGCCTTCAGCCGCGCCGCACTTACGCACCTTTGACCCCTGCTTTTACCGCGAGCTTCTTGTAGTGCACGGGCTCTCCGCTGCTGACATCTGGCTTATGTGGCACCTGCTGCACGGACCGCGTGGGCCAGCCTGTGCGCATCCATGGCCTGTCGCTACTGGCCCTTTCCAGTGGGGCCCCTAG
- the B3GNT9 gene encoding UDP-GlcNAc:betaGal beta-1,3-N-acetylglucosaminyltransferase 9 isoform X2 produces the protein MRRRLRLRREASLTLLLGAALGLLLYAQRDGAAPTTSAPRAQEGAALEPTAGLRVFPAPDAGAAPPAYEEDTPQPPTPTGPFDFGRYLRAKDQRRFPLLINQPHKCRGNGASASGPDLLIAVKSVAADFERRQAVRQTWGAEGRVQGALVRRVFLLGVPRGAGTDGADAEGAGTQTHWSALLRAESRAYADILLWAFDDTFFNLTLKEIHFLAWASAYCPDVRFVFKGDADVFVHVGNLLEFLAPRDPAQDLLAGDVIVQARPIRVRASKYYIPEAVYGLPAYPAYAGGGGFVLSGATLRRLAGACAQVELFPIDDVFLGMCLQRLRLTPEPHPAFRTFGISRPSAAPHLRTFDPCFYRELLVVHGLSAADIWLMWHLLHGPRGPACAHPWPVATGPFQWGP, from the coding sequence ATGAGGCGGAGGCTGCGCCTACGCAGAGAAGCGTCGCTCACGCTGCTTCTCGGCGCCGCCCTCGGCCTCCTCCTCTACGCGCAGCGCGATGGCGCGGCACCGACGACAAGCGCGCCGCGAGCTCAAGAGGGGGCGGCGCTGGAGCCCACCGCGGGGCTCCGTGTATTCCCGGCACCCGACGCGGGTGCAGCCCCGCCGGCCTACGAAGAGGACACGCCGCAGCCGCCCACGCCCACGGGACCCTTTGACTTTGGTCGCTATCTGCGCGCCAAGGACCAGCGGCGCTTCCCTCTGCTCATTAACCAGCCGCACAAGTGCCGAGGAAATGGCGCATCTGCCAGCGGACCTGACCTGCTCATCGCCGTTAAGTCGGTGGCGGCTGACTTCGAGCGGCGCCAAGCCGTGCGCCAGACGTGGGGTGCTGAGGGTCGCGTGCAGGGGGCGCTTGTGCGCCGGGTGTTCCTGCTGGGCGTGCCCAGGGGCGCAGGCACGGACGGGGCAGACGCGGAGGGGGCGGGCACGCAAACGCACTGGAGCGCTCTGCTGCGTGCTGAGAGTCGAGCGTACGCAGACATCCTACTCTGGGCCTTCGACGACACTTTTTTCAACTTGACGCTCAAGGAGATCCACTTCCTGGCCTGGGCCTCCGCCTACTGCCCCGACGTGCGCTTCGTTTTTAAAGGCGACGCCGACGTGTTCGTGCATGTGGGAAACCTGCTGGAGTTCTTGGCGCCGCGGGACCCGGCGCAGGACCTGCTTGCGGGTGACGTGATCGTGCAGGCGCGGCCAATCCGAGTGCGGGCTAGCAAGTACTACATTCCCGAGGCTGTGTACGGCTTGCCCGCCTACCCGGCCTATGCAGGCGGCGGTGGCTTCGTGCTCTCAGGGGCCACACTGCGCCGCCTGGCTGGTGCCTGCGCGCAGGTTGAGCTCTTCCCCATCGACGACGTCTTTCTGGGCATGTGTCTACAGCGCCTGCGTCTCACACCTGAGCCGCACCCTGCTTTCCGCACCTTTGGTATCTCTCGGCCTTCAGCCGCGCCGCACTTACGCACCTTTGACCCCTGCTTTTACCGCGAGCTTCTTGTAGTGCACGGGCTCTCCGCTGCTGACATCTGGCTTATGTGGCACCTGCTGCACGGACCGCGTGGGCCAGCCTGTGCGCATCCATGGCCTGTCGCTACTGGCCCTTTCCAGTGGGGCCCCTAG